In Hydrogenispora ethanolica, the genomic window AAAGACCAGGATCGACAGCACATCGACCAAACCGCCCAGAATAAATCCAAAAATGAAAAATTTCTTATATTCCTGGCGCGGGATGAGAATGATGGTGGGGATTGCAAAACCAATGGCAAGTCCCGGCCAAAAAAGCAGATTATTATAGAGGCTCATATTTCTTCCATTCACATCGTAAATTTGGTTTTATTGTTTTCGTTGGAGGCGGTATCTATGTATGGGATCACTTTCGTGCTTTTCGGATTGTGTTGCGAAGCTTTTTCGAAGAGATTTGAAATTCTCTCATTCGGGAAAAGAGCGGACTTCAGCCAGATGATGCTACATTAACCGATATCCCACTCCGGGCTCGGTAATCAAGTGAATGGGCCGGGAAGGGTTTTGCTCGATCTTGCGGCGCAGTTGACCCACGAATACCCGGAGATAGTGGGTTTCGTTCTGATAGCCCGCTCCCCAGACCGCCTTCAACAACTGGGTGTTGGTGAAGACCCGGCCGGGATTGGAGGCCAGCGTCTTGAGGATATCGTATTCCGTGGGAGTCAGTTTCACGGGTTGTTCGGCCACGGTGACGAGGCGCTTGACGCGATCGATGCGCAAATCGCCCAGGGTCAGGACGGCTTCCTCCGCCGCTTCCTTCAGCGAGCGGCGCAACGCCGCCCGGATCCGGGCCAGCAGTTCGCCCATGCCGAACGGTTTAGTCACATAGTCTTCGGCGCCGGCATCCAGCATCGCAATCTTGGTTTCCTCCTGTTCCTTGACGGAGAGGACGATCACCGGAGTCTGGGACCACTCCCGCAACTGTTTGAGAACTTCCAGGCCGTCCATGTCCGGCAATCCCATATCGAGGATGATCAGATCCGGCCGGCTCATCGCCGCTTGGGTCAGACCTTCCCGTCCCAGAGCCGCCTCCGCCATTTCAAAGCCGTGGGCTGCCAACGCCACTTTCAGCAGGCGGCGGATTTGCGGTTCATCATCGATCACCAGAATGCGCGAGCCGGTTTCCAGCATGGCTCATCCTCTCCTTCCCTCGGGGACCGTCTGCGGAGCCTGAGCGGAGACGGGCAAGGTAAAGGCGATCGTTGTCCCTTGTCCTGCTTCGCTTTCGGCCCAGATGGTTCCGTTATGGGCTTCCACGATCGCCTTGCAAATGGTCAGGCCCAGGCCCGTGCCCTTGACGGCCTGAGTGGTTTTGCCCCGGTAGAATTGGTCAAAGATCGCGCCCAATTCGGACTGGGGAATGCCTTCGCCGTGGTCTTGAACCATGATCAGCAATTCGGCGCCGCGGCGCCTGGCTTGTAAGGCAATTCCCTGACCCGGCGGGGAATATTTGATCGCGTTGTCCAGCAGATTGACCAATACCTGTTCGATCAGGGCCATATCCGCCTGGATGAAGGGCAGCTCCGGCTCGATCTCGATCTGGACCGGCCGGTTCTCCAGCGAACGCCGGATATCATTCAACGCGACCCCGATGATCTCCTCCAGGTCGCACCATTCTTTCTTCAATTGCAGCATGCCGCTCTGCAGCCGGGCCATGTCAAAGAGGTTGCCCACCAGCCGGTTCATGCGCAAAGCTTCCAGCTCGACGGTATGCAGCAATTCGGCGCGGGAGGCGCGGTCAAACAGCTCGCCCTCATCCAAAAGGCTGGTGACCGCGCCGATGATCGACGAAAGCGGCGTCCGCAGATCATGGGAGAGGGAATTGAACAGCGCCAGCCAAAGCCGCTCCGACTCTTGCAGCAGGTAGGCTTGCTTGGAGGCTTCGGCTAAGGTGATCCGCTTGACCGCCAGCACGATCAGATTGGCGAAGGCCTCGATGAGGTGGCGTTTTTCCGGGTCCAGCAACTTGTCGCTCCGGAATAGCCGGGCTGCAATCACACCGATGGGGCGGCCGTCGGAAAGAAGCGGCATATAAAGCCCGGCTGCGCCGTTTAAAGTGTCGGTGCCGCGCCCCGCAATCTGGCCGTGCTGGTAGACCCAGGTGGCTACGGCAAGCTCATTCGGGTTGAGAAAATCGCTCCCGGCTTCTCCCCGGGGGTTGGCGGCGGACTTGAGCTGAAGTTCTCCCGCCGGATCGGCCAGCAATACCGCCACGTCGGCGTCGATGGATTCGGCGATGCGTTGGGCCGCCAGGTTCAATACGGTATCCAGCCCTTCGGTGCCCGCGATGTTTTGGCTGAGCGCATAGAGCGCTCCGATCCGGATCTCCCGTTTTCGCGCTTCATGGGCGTGATGGCGCAACCGCCCCGCCAGCGAACCGGTGATATAAGCCACGACATGGAACATGATAAAGCTGAATAAGAACCGCACATCCGAAACGGTAAAATGCAAAACCGGAGGGATAAATAAAAAGTCGAAACAGATCGCTGCCAAGAATGCGCCGAGTAAGGCGGTGTAACGGCCCCAGAGGATTCCCGAGATCATGACCGGCAATAAGAAACCCAGCGCGATATTGACCATTCCAAAAGCGGGTTCGACAAATTTGCTTAGCACGGTGATGGAGGCGACCATGATCATGGTCAGCAGGGCGGGCAGGGGCCGGATGCGCGAGGGCGCCCGGCGGGGCGCGAAACTGGGGGGCGCATTCTTGGTCCGCTCGGAAATGATATGGACGCTCAACCCCTCACTGTGTTTCAAAATCTTACTAAAGACCGAACCGCGCAAGACGTTCCGGAGGTTGGAAAGCACCGGCTTGCCGATGAGCAGGTGGGTGGCGTTGCGGCGCCGGGCGGCCCGGATGATCTCCTCGGCGATGTCGTCCCCGACGATCGTGACGACTTCGGCGCCCAGTTCTTCCGCAAGCCGCAGATTGTGAGCCAAGGCCGCTTTGACTTGGTCTTTGGCGATCTCGCTGCGCGGCAGTTCGACATAGACCGCGATCCAGGGCGCTTTTAAACTGGCGGCCAGCCGGTATGCGGCCCGGATTAACTGGGCGGAGAGCGGGCTTTCGCTGACGCAGACCATCACCCGTTCCGCGGCGGGCCAAGGGCCGGTAATGGCATGGGCTCGCATATAGGTTTCGAGATCGGTGTCGATGCGTTGGGCGGCATAGCGGAGCACCAGCTCCCGCAGGGCCGTCAGGTTGCCGATGCGAAAGAAATTTTTGGCGGCTTCCTGAGCCTGGGCCGGCACATAAACTTTTCCTTCCTCCAGCCGCTTCAACAACGCTTCCGGCGGGATATCCACCAGTTTGATCTCCGCGTCCTGAATCACCCGGTCCGGCACGGTCTCGCGCATCACGACCCCGGTGATCCGGGCCACCACATCATTGAGGCTTTCGATATGCTGAATATTGAGCGTGGTATAAACGTCGATCCCGGCCGCCAGCAACTCCTCGACATCCTGGTAGCGCCGGGTGTGCAGCGAGCCGGGGATGTTGGTATGAGCGAGCTCATCCACCAGGACGATCCGGGGATGGCGGCGGAGAACGGACTCCAAATCCATCTCCGGGAAGGTTCGGCCCTGATATTCGATCTGTCGCGGCGGGACAGCCGGGATCCCCTGGATCAACGCCTCGGTGTCGGCCCGGCCGTGGGATTCCACCCAGCCGATGAGGAGGTCCGCCCCTTCAGCCAACTGTTCTTTGGCTGCCAGCAACATCGCATAGGTTTTGCCGACCCCGGCCGAAGCGCCCAGGAAGAGCGTCAGCTTGCCGCGTTCGGCCTGGAGAACTTTGGCTAACAACGCATCGGGATCGGCCCGTGGTTCCAGTGAACTCATCCGTCATCATCCTTCGTTCGGCAATGAATCCAACGCCATATTTAACCGCAACACGTTTACCCGGGGTTCCCCGAACACCCCCCAAAAGGGCCGTTCGGTGTGTTCTTTGACCAAACGGCGCACCGTCGCCAGCGGCAGTCGACGGGTCTTGGCCACCCGCGCCGCCTGGAACAATGCTCCTTGCGGCGAGATATGGGGATCGAGCCCGCTGGCCGAAGCGGTGACCAGGTCACTGGGGACCGGCGCCGTGCCGGGCTGTTGATTGGCGGCGCGCACCGCGGCGACTCTATTTTGGACAGTTTTGAGCAGTTGGCGGTTGGTCGGGGCCAGGTTGGTGCCTCCCGAAGCGGTGCCGTCATACCCGGCCGACGAGGGGCGGCCTTGAAAATAACGGGCCGACTGGAATGACTGGCCGATCAGGGTTGACCCCACTCGCTTGCCGTTTTGGCGCACCAGCGAACCATTGGCTTGATCCGGGAAAAACAGTTGGGCCAACCCGGTTACCGCCAGTGGATAGAGTATTCCCGTCAATAGCGTTAAAGAGAGCAGGAGCAGCAAGGCCCGGAAGAGAGTTTTCCACATGGTTCAGCACTTCCCCTTCTTGAGATTCCATTAAAATTAAAATAGGTTAATGATCAGGTCGATCAATTTGATGCCGATAAACGGGACGATCAATCCGCCCAGACCATAAATGAGCATATTCTTGCGGAGCAGTTCGTTGGCTCCCAGCGGCCGGTAAGTTACGCCGCGCAAGGCGAGCGGCACGAGGACGATGATGATCAAGGCGTTAAAGATGACCGCGGCCAGGATCGCGCTTTGCGGATTGGCCAGACCCATGACGTTGAGCCGGTTGAGGACCGGATACGCTCCCACGAACATTGCCGGGATGATTGCGAAGTATTTGGCCACGTCATTGGCGATGCTGAAGGTGGTCAGCGCTCCCCGGGTCATCAACAACTGCTTGCCGATGCCGACCACCTCGATGAGCTTGGTCGGGTTGCTGTCGAGGTCGACCATATTGCCGGCCTCCTTCGCCGCCTGGGTGCCGCTATTCATCGCCACGCCCACGTCCGCCTGGGCTAGGGCCGGAGCGTCGTTGGTCCCGTCTCCGGTCATCGCCACCAAATGTCCTTGGGTCTGGTATTCCCGGATCCGTTGCAGCTTGGTCTCGGGCGTCGCCTCGGCCATGAAGTCGTCCACTCCGGCTTCGGCGGCGATGGCCGCGGCAGTCAGCGGATTGTCGCCGGTGATCATCACGGTTTTAATCCCCATCCGCCGCAACTCGGCGAAGCGTTCTTTCATGCCGCCTTTGACGACATCTTTGAGGTAGATGACTCCCAGCGCCTGGCGGCCTTCGGCCACGACCAAGGGCGTGCCGCCTTCCTTGGCGATCCGGTCGGCGCTTTTTTGAACTTCCGGCGGGATTTCCCCGCCCAGGCTCTTCACATACCCGGCAATGGCATCGGCGGCGCCTTTGCGGATCTCCCGCTCTCCCAGGTTGACGCCGCTCATCCGGGTCTGGGCGCTGAAGGGGACAAACACCGCCCCCAGTTTTGTCAGATCCCGCTGCCGCAGGTTGAATTGGTCTTTGGCGAGAATCACAATGCTGCGCCCTTCCGGGGTTTCATCCGACAATGACGCCAACTGGGCGGCGTCGGCCAAGCGCGCGGCGGTAATTCCCGGGGCGGGCAGAAACTGGGTCGCCATCCGGTTGCCCAAGGTGATGGTGCCCGTCTTGTCGGGCAGCAACACGTCGACATCGCCGGCCGCCTCGGCGGCGCGGCCCGACAGCGCGATCACGTTCCGTTTCAGCAACCGGTCCATTCCGGCGATGCCGATGGCGCTGAGCAACCCGCCGATGGTGGTCGGAATGAGGCAGACCAGCAAGGCGACCAGGGCAACCACCGAAAGCTGCGCCCCGGAGTAACGCGCGAAGGGCTCCAAGGTCACCACGGCCAGCAGAAAGATGATGGTCAAGGCCACTAGCAAGATGGTCAGGGCGATCTCATTCGGGGTTTTCTGACGTTTGGCCCCTTCCACCAGGTGAATCATGCGATCCAAAAACGTTTCGCCGGGATTGGCGGAGATCCGTACCTTAATCCAGTCCGAAAGGACCCGGGTGCCGCCAGTGACCGAGCTGCGATCCCCGCCGGCCTCCCGGATGACCGGCGCCGACTCGCCGGTGATGGCGCTTTCATCCACCGAAGCGATACCCTCGATCACTTCACCGTCTCCGGGAATGATATCGCCCGGCTCCACCAGAACGACATCCCCTTTGCGCAATTGGGCGGCCGGAGTGGGGACCGTTCCCTTGCCCGACAGCTTCTTGGCAATGGTTTCGCTGCGGGTGCGCCGCAACGCCGCGGCCTGCGCCTTGCCGCGTCCCTCGGCCAAAGCTTCGGCGAAATTGGCAAATAGTACGGTCACCCAGAGCCAGAAGGCGATCTGCAGGTTGAACCCCAGCCCGCCGAAACGCTGGACCGCTAGATCGCGGCAGACCGCCAAAGTCACCAGGAGCGCGACGACTTCCACCACGAACATGACCGGGTTCTTCCAAAGCGTCAGCGGATTCAGTTTTACGAAAGAGTCGCCGATCGCCTGCCGGATCATCGCGCCGTTCAGACGTTTTGAATCGTTCTTTTTCTCACTGGACATGGTTCATTCCTCCTGGAATCGGATTGCGATATCGGGTTAAAACAGCTTTCCGGCGTTCAGCAATAGTTGTTCGATGATGGGTCCCAGCGCCAATGCGGGAAAAAAGGTCAGGGCGCCGACGATGATGATGGTTCCGATTAAGACGCCGCTAAAAAGCACCCCCCGCGTCTGGAACGTTCCCGGTCCCACCGGAATGTGTTTTTTACCCGCTAGACTTCCGGCAATCGCCAGGACCGGCAGGATGACGCCGAACCGTCCGATGAACATCACCATGCCGAGTAAAAGATTGTAGAAAGGCGTGTTGGCGTTCAGCCCCGCAAAAGCGCTGCCGTTATTGCCGGCCGCCGAAGCGAAGGCATACAGGACCTGGCTTAAGCCGTGGGGACCGGGATTCGATATCGAAGCGAGGCCGGCCCGGACCAGCACGGCGCTGGCGCCGCCGACCAGGATCAGGGCGGAAGGGATGATGATCGCCAACACGGCCATCTTGACTTCGCCGCTCTCGATCTTCTTGCCGAGATATTCGGGGGTCCTGCCAACCATCAGTCCGACGATGAAAACCGCCAGAATGACAAAGATCAGGATGGAGTACAGGCCGGCCCCGACGCCGCCGAAGATCACCTCGCCCAGCATCATTTGGAAGAGCGGAACGAAGCCGCCGAGCGGCGTCAGGCTATCGTGCATGGCATTGACAGCCCCGCACGATGTCGCGGTCGTGGCGGTGGCAAACAGAACCGAATTTCCGACGCCGAACCGGACTTCTTTTCCCTCCATGGCGGTGGGGCCGCTGACGCCGAGCGCGGCGATTTGCGGGTTGCCGCCCGCTTCGCTGAAGTAGGCGACGCCCAGCCCGGTCAGGAAGAGCAGCAGCATGGCTCCCAAGATGACGTAGCCTTGCCGCCGGTCGCCCACCATCCGGCCGAAACTGAAGGTCAGCGCCGCCGGGATGAGCAGCAGGCCGATGATCTCCAGCACATTGGTCAAAGGCGACGGGTTTTCGAAGGGATGGGATGAATTGGCGTTGAAGAATCCGCCGCCATTGGTTCCCAGCTCTTTGATGGCTTCTTGGGAAGCGACCGGTCCCATCGCAAGGGTGGCGTTCCTGCCCTCCAGCGTCTGAACCGTCTGATAAGGATGAAGGTTTTGAATGACGCCTTGCGAGGCCAGCCCGACGGCCAGGACGAGGGACAACGGCAGCAAGACCCAAAGCACGGCGCGGGTCAGATCGACCCAGAAGTTGCCAATGACCCGGGTCGTTTTGCGAACGAGTCCCCGGATCAAGGCGATCACGACCGCCACCCC contains:
- a CDS encoding response regulator, translating into MLETGSRILVIDDEPQIRRLLKVALAAHGFEMAEAALGREGLTQAAMSRPDLIILDMGLPDMDGLEVLKQLREWSQTPVIVLSVKEQEETKIAMLDAGAEDYVTKPFGMGELLARIRAALRRSLKEAAEEAVLTLGDLRIDRVKRLVTVAEQPVKLTPTEYDILKTLASNPGRVFTNTQLLKAVWGAGYQNETHYLRVFVGQLRRKIEQNPSRPIHLITEPGVGYRLM
- a CDS encoding sensor histidine kinase; protein product: MSSLEPRADPDALLAKVLQAERGKLTLFLGASAGVGKTYAMLLAAKEQLAEGADLLIGWVESHGRADTEALIQGIPAVPPRQIEYQGRTFPEMDLESVLRRHPRIVLVDELAHTNIPGSLHTRRYQDVEELLAAGIDVYTTLNIQHIESLNDVVARITGVVMRETVPDRVIQDAEIKLVDIPPEALLKRLEEGKVYVPAQAQEAAKNFFRIGNLTALRELVLRYAAQRIDTDLETYMRAHAITGPWPAAERVMVCVSESPLSAQLIRAAYRLAASLKAPWIAVYVELPRSEIAKDQVKAALAHNLRLAEELGAEVVTIVGDDIAEEIIRAARRRNATHLLIGKPVLSNLRNVLRGSVFSKILKHSEGLSVHIISERTKNAPPSFAPRRAPSRIRPLPALLTMIMVASITVLSKFVEPAFGMVNIALGFLLPVMISGILWGRYTALLGAFLAAICFDFLFIPPVLHFTVSDVRFLFSFIMFHVVAYITGSLAGRLRHHAHEARKREIRIGALYALSQNIAGTEGLDTVLNLAAQRIAESIDADVAVLLADPAGELQLKSAANPRGEAGSDFLNPNELAVATWVYQHGQIAGRGTDTLNGAAGLYMPLLSDGRPIGVIAARLFRSDKLLDPEKRHLIEAFANLIVLAVKRITLAEASKQAYLLQESERLWLALFNSLSHDLRTPLSSIIGAVTSLLDEGELFDRASRAELLHTVELEALRMNRLVGNLFDMARLQSGMLQLKKEWCDLEEIIGVALNDIRRSLENRPVQIEIEPELPFIQADMALIEQVLVNLLDNAIKYSPPGQGIALQARRRGAELLIMVQDHGEGIPQSELGAIFDQFYRGKTTQAVKGTGLGLTICKAIVEAHNGTIWAESEAGQGTTIAFTLPVSAQAPQTVPEGRRG
- the kdpC gene encoding potassium-transporting ATPase subunit KdpC; this encodes MWKTLFRALLLLLSLTLLTGILYPLAVTGLAQLFFPDQANGSLVRQNGKRVGSTLIGQSFQSARYFQGRPSSAGYDGTASGGTNLAPTNRQLLKTVQNRVAAVRAANQQPGTAPVPSDLVTASASGLDPHISPQGALFQAARVAKTRRLPLATVRRLVKEHTERPFWGVFGEPRVNVLRLNMALDSLPNEG
- the kdpB gene encoding potassium-transporting ATPase subunit KdpB, which produces MSSEKKNDSKRLNGAMIRQAIGDSFVKLNPLTLWKNPVMFVVEVVALLVTLAVCRDLAVQRFGGLGFNLQIAFWLWVTVLFANFAEALAEGRGKAQAAALRRTRSETIAKKLSGKGTVPTPAAQLRKGDVVLVEPGDIIPGDGEVIEGIASVDESAITGESAPVIREAGGDRSSVTGGTRVLSDWIKVRISANPGETFLDRMIHLVEGAKRQKTPNEIALTILLVALTIIFLLAVVTLEPFARYSGAQLSVVALVALLVCLIPTTIGGLLSAIGIAGMDRLLKRNVIALSGRAAEAAGDVDVLLPDKTGTITLGNRMATQFLPAPGITAARLADAAQLASLSDETPEGRSIVILAKDQFNLRQRDLTKLGAVFVPFSAQTRMSGVNLGEREIRKGAADAIAGYVKSLGGEIPPEVQKSADRIAKEGGTPLVVAEGRQALGVIYLKDVVKGGMKERFAELRRMGIKTVMITGDNPLTAAAIAAEAGVDDFMAEATPETKLQRIREYQTQGHLVAMTGDGTNDAPALAQADVGVAMNSGTQAAKEAGNMVDLDSNPTKLIEVVGIGKQLLMTRGALTTFSIANDVAKYFAIIPAMFVGAYPVLNRLNVMGLANPQSAILAAVIFNALIIIVLVPLALRGVTYRPLGANELLRKNMLIYGLGGLIVPFIGIKLIDLIINLF
- the kdpA gene encoding potassium-transporting ATPase subunit KdpA; this translates as MVTDILQMGLILALTLALAWPLGQYIAKVFQGERTFFDRAARPVERLLYRIAAVDPDQEMDWKQYAGALLAFNILGLVVLFLMQRLQGILPFNPQGFGPVPGALAFNTAASFVTNTNWQAYSGESTMSYLTQMAGLTVQNFVSAATGVAVVIALIRGLVRKTTRVIGNFWVDLTRAVLWVLLPLSLVLAVGLASQGVIQNLHPYQTVQTLEGRNATLAMGPVASQEAIKELGTNGGGFFNANSSHPFENPSPLTNVLEIIGLLLIPAALTFSFGRMVGDRRQGYVILGAMLLLFLTGLGVAYFSEAGGNPQIAALGVSGPTAMEGKEVRFGVGNSVLFATATTATSCGAVNAMHDSLTPLGGFVPLFQMMLGEVIFGGVGAGLYSILIFVILAVFIVGLMVGRTPEYLGKKIESGEVKMAVLAIIIPSALILVGGASAVLVRAGLASISNPGPHGLSQVLYAFASAAGNNGSAFAGLNANTPFYNLLLGMVMFIGRFGVILPVLAIAGSLAGKKHIPVGPGTFQTRGVLFSGVLIGTIIIVGALTFFPALALGPIIEQLLLNAGKLF